tagtcagatatAGTATACAGAGACAATGGTTGCATAACAAAAACACAATCATTAAGGGCATTTATGCTCTTCGCTTCTATTGAAGAGACtgtcccattagtctcttttttaATCACAAAGTGTGAGTCGTCTTCAAAATACAGTAGTTTGGTTAAGCACTGATTTAGTTTGTGTGCAAgataattagcatcatgttccagTAATTGTGATGGAAAAAGGATGTTGAAtgtaaaatgataaatattttcttcagcaaaacgctCTCTCATGCCAGTCATAAcatggtccagtgttggaataaaaagttactttctaatatgtcatagcatcatcattatgatcgcaTTATGATGAATgtcgaatctaattttgcttttgccattGTCCAACGACCTAGATATGGtcttgtaagattttgctgactggAGATGTTATGCGCATGTCACTTATTGTAAATAGATTGATAAGAAACTCCCCTTTTCTCCCCCTTCTCTACCCCCACCCTCTCTCCCCCACGCCCCGTCTCCTCCACCGCCCCGTCTCCCCCACCGCCCCCATGCCCCGTCTCCCCCACCGCCCCCACGCCCCGTCTCCCCCACCGCCCCCACGCCCCGTCTCCCCCACCGCCCCCACGCCCCGTCTCCCCCACCGCCCCCACGCCCCGTCTCCCCCACCGCCCCCACGCCCCGTCTCCCCCACCGCCCCCACGCCCCGTCTCCCCCACCGCCCCCACGCCCCGTCTCCCCCACCGCCCCCACGCCCCGTCTCCCCCACCGCCCCCACGCCCCGTCTCCCCCACCGCCCCCACGCCCCGTCTCCCCCACCGCCCCCACGCCCCGTCTCCCCCACCGCCCCCACGCCCCGTCTCCCCCACCGCCCCCACGCCCCGTCTCCCCCACCGCCCCCACGCCCCGTCTCCCCCACCGCCCCCACGCCCCGTCTCCCCCACCGCCCCCACGCCCCGTCTCCCCCACCGCCCCCACGCCCCGTCTCCCCCACCGCCCCCACGCCCCGTCTCCCCCACCGCCCCCACGCCCCGTCTCCCCCACCGCCCCCACGCCCCGTCTCCCCCACCGCCCCTACGCCCCGTCTCCCCCACCGCCCCCACGCCCCGTCTCCCCCACCGCCCCCACGCCCCGTCTCCCCCACCGCCCCCACGCCCCGTCTCCCCCACCGCCCCCACGCCCCGTCTCCCCCCACCGCCCCCACGCCCCGTCTCCCCCACCGCCCCCACGCCCCGTCTCCCCCACCGCCCCCACGCCCCGTCTCCCCCCACCGCCCCCACGCCCCGTCTCCCCCACCGCCCCCACGCCCCGTCCCCCCACCGCCCCCACGCCCCGTCTCCCCCCACCAACCCACCCCACACCCCGTCTCCCCCCACCAACCCACCCCACACCCCGTCTCCCCCCACCAACCCACCCCACACCCCGTCTCCCACCCAATCCCACGCCCCACCTCGCCCCTTCTCTTCCCCTGTATGACAGTGCCATGTAGGAACTATAGACAGATGCGCTGATACGTCACTTTCTTggtttttcagtttcttgaagaCCCATTAAAGGTTTGCGACCCTAGTGCTTGCGTAAAGGAAGATCCCGAACTGAAACACCGTGGTGCTGGATCTGAGCATAATGTAAGTTTTTACACAAGCACTGTATTGTGCAGGAAGTGTAGTAAGAAACTCTAGTTAGATGTGTTATTTGtagggtattgttgttgttgttgttgttgttgttgttgtcttcagtcctgagactggtttgatgcagctatccatgctactctatcctctggaagcttcatctgctagtacctactgctacctacatcgttctgaatctgcttagtgtattcatctcttggtcttcctccacgctgccctccaatgctaaatttgtgattccttgatgcctcaaaacatgtcctaccgaccgatcccttgttctagtcaagttgtgccacaaacttctcgtctccccaatcctattcaatacctcctcattagttacgtgatatatccaccttatcttcagcattcttctgtagcaccacatttcgaaagcttctattctcttcttgcccaaactagttatcgtccatgtttcagttccatacatggctacactccaaacaaatactttcagaaacggcttcctgatacataaatctatattccatgtaggGTATTACCAATAGTATTTTAACAGCACTTGTAACAAGCATACCTTTATGAACCATTactgttgctttaaatttttattgtgattcTATGTAATGAATGCCTTAAGTACATATTTGTTGTAAACGGAGCAAGGAAGACTTCCTCTTGGAAGTAATTGTTAATCTTGTTACATCTGTGTCACAGTGCTGTAACATATGTGGAAGTATGACATGTGATGGGTGTATATTCTACAGTTCCCAGTCACTATTCACTGTAGTATTTACATCATCACTGAAATCCTGCTGTGGAATTCCGTATGATTTTCCTCAAGTACACATGACATAAATTTGCATTGTTCCCTAAAGAGCAGGCACTGAAAATACATGCTGATATGGCAAGAAGCTGTGtaaataacattaaattttgatAATTTTGATGATAATGTGTGGAATGCCACATTCATTTGATTAATGACCAAAAATTCCTCTTGTTTATAGGTTTACTGTTGCAAGATTATTTGCATATTTATATATctgaatttaattttgaaatgttgCCACACATGTATATCAAATTTGTATATGGGGAACAACCATCCGATAGAGTAGACCATAGTGCTTCTGAAATCAGAGTGGATTATGTAACAGGAATAGAATGTGAAAGTATGCCAAATAAGTACTCCACAATGGCTGATAGCAAAATCAGGGGCAATGGAACTGATTTGGATGCATTCTGACACACTCCCTTCCCAATTGATAAGAATCTCTGCAAAGTTGGATGATACTAATGAGAAAAGAATATTGAGAGCTGTCATATACACACAGAAGATAGCAAGCAGTTATAATTCACAGATTGTGTTTTTCTTTCAGTCTGTTGAAGATCCATTGGGAATATCTTTGTCCACTGATTTTATCAAGGAGGATCCTGAATTAAATATAACTGAGAATACTGTAAGTATTTACATCTCTGATGTATTGCATGTATTCAAGTAGTAAGTCTTTTGTTAAGTGTGTAGAGTAAAGATGCATTGCAGTGGAATTGTCACAGATTGTCAGTTTTCTGGAATTTGTTGCTGTTTGTAATCGTAGAGTATTCTTGTACTCCTGCACTTGACTTTCAGATCACCTCTTACATTCTGTCTGTTTGAAGTGGAAGTGGACTAGCGGCTGGTATAATCCTGTTCTCAGTAGCCCTTATTGTTATCAACTACATTGTATAATGGTTGTCTGTGATGGTCGCGAAATTCACATTTAGATGAAGTGTAAGTTCTAATATTGTAGGTGATTTGAGGGATACTCCTACTTTCAACAACTTCTGATAAATAGACACTGGCTGTTCTTATCTTTTGTGTGAATCATAGTCATTCTTGAGTTTGCCCCAAAATATTTTTGGGATTTGAAAAACAGAGATGAAATTTGTGGGTTCTAGATCAGCCCCGATACGTTGGCCATAACCTGTACATATTGTGGCAGCTACTGTGGTACCAATTGTATTActtataaaattttcattaatagaAAAACTCTTATAGCTTTTAGCGAATGATTGTACATAGCTGAAGCCATGTATGGCCTCACCATTCAAGTCCTGGCAGATCTGAAGAAGAAagactatttttttaaatatgcttTATGACCTTGCTAAGGGAAAGAGAAGCTCACATTAATAAACATGTCACAAGAATGAAATTAGACAAATATTGGGGAACATTCAGCACACATTTGCGAAAGTTAGGTACTGGCTCACTCTTGATCTGATTGTTCATAAACAAACTTTCTGAAGCTATAAAGGATTTTTCAGGCACTGAAATGTTAGCTTCTTCAGACACTGGAATGTGTGGTGATTATACAAGCATACCGGTCTAGGATCTAAACTATCTTGCTAGGGACAGCTCAGAGAGTATATAAAGGAGTGTAGCTGATTCACAGCTAACAGGCCAAGACTTAAATGTCACAGGGACTCATGTTATGCCATTTTAAACAAATGAAAGGGATTCATTGGCATCACAAGTAGACAGGACAGTAAGTGAAACAGTAGTAGTGTTGTTCCACAAGAAGTGTTCTACATAAATGAGAATGCTGCACATAGTAGTCAAGGATGTGCATATGAGGAGTTTGGCTAAAACAGTGATCTGTAGGGTATCCTAGGGCATAGCTGTTGTTGTCAAAGTGGCTGGATTGTAGTTGGTGACCACTTACATTGAAAATACAAAAGACCATACTGGCCTTCATATGCAGCCCAAGAGATCACAGGTCAAACAAGATGTCTCCATGGCATCAAGGCCAGAGGTTCAGGGATAGTGTCCACTGCATGGAGTGCTGCACCCATAGCAGGTGTGAAGAACAGTGTGTTGCTGATTGTGTGGTCTGGAATACCATGTCATGTGGTAGGCACTGAAATCACTGATGTTGTACCCCACTTGTTACTTTGAAAATACGTAACTTAGATTAAACAGTGGTATACACCTGAGAAATCTACGGATAGGATGTGTGACCATAACAGTGATGCTGAGTAGTACATGCAGTTGTGCAGTAAATATCTTAGCTCTGTCAGCTAGAGTGGACATGCAACCTTTGTGGTCTCGGGAGCATAAAATGCAAGAGCTTAATAATGATGCAGAAAAATAGGGCTGACCATTTTGATACTGGCATATGGCCAGCAAGATTCTGTAGTAATTGTGGAATTGGGAATTTTATTAGGTAATTGCATGAGAAGCTAGAGCAAGATAGCAAGCTAATACTTTGTTGGAGAAGCAGTTCAGTGCCAGGCTGCTacatctgttactggtaggttcaaacaacacacaagtgtaACGGAGatccttcaggaactcaaatgagaatacccagagggaaggtgatgttctttctagaaacactattgagaaaatgtagagaactgccatttgaagctgactggtgAAAGATTTTGTTGTTGCCAACATACACAACACATAAGGACTATGAAGGTGAAATTTGAGAAGTCAGGGCTGATTGAGCGGCACATATACAGTCTTTTTCTCTCATATTTGTGAGTGGAATGGGAACGGATATCACCAGCAGGGTTATGGGGTACCCTTTGCGATGTGCCATTAAGTGGATAGCGGAGTATAGATGTATGTGGAAATTCTAGGCAAAATAAGTAGCTGACCAATGTAGTAGGAGCAACAATGATATTTTTCATAGTAGTaaatgtacatatacatacatatacaataatctattactagttcccttaattagCCATGtgagtagattagcactagtcaCAAACAGCTGGTCGTCACTACACTTCACAGAGAGAAATCCCTGTGGGAGCTTATGCCTTACGATTTGCAGTGTGGCTCATCCCACATCCATCCATGTCTTCATTTATGGAATGCAATGTGTAAATTaaagaatgaataaatgaataacattCACACCATATCTCTAGCCAGGACAGAGATTACAGCGTTGAAACcaaatttaattttctgaaaaacattgtgaaACATTCAATAATAGGTGCAAGCCATCAAGACAAATTAAGATAATCATATTTCACTGAAAGAAGTTATACCTGTGCAAGAAATTCCTCAAGGATGTTTAAAATCAGATTTCACAAGActataactttatttattacaaAGGTACAGAATTGGGGTCAGATTTTTATTTCTATACATGCCTGCAAAGCCTTTATTTCCAAAGGAACCATATAATTTTCATGTTgctcacattttgtgtgtgtgtgtgtgtgtgtgtgtgtgtgtgtgtgtacttttcacAGCTATGTTTAGGACCAGATTTGTCATTTACTGATCACAAATATCAAAATCCTTTTCTACACATTTAAGCATCCAGACAATAGACTTGATCGATACATTTGCAAGCATGTCAGTTTAGGAAACTCAATGCTGTTCCCATGTAGCATCATAGTTCATCCAGTGTTATTGGTACACATAGGTGGAGCCTGTCACAAACACCCACCAATAAAAAAGATAccatactgtgagatgaagaaatgGGGTCCAGAAATTGGTAAAATTGTCAAGTTGATCCCCTCAGCATTACTCACCTACAGGCAATTTCAATGGCATCTTTTGAAGTGTTCACTTTTGTTTGGAATTATATTCTGGGAAAGCCAAATAGAAATAAACACAATATCAATGTTATTCAATGTGAAAGGCAATAGGGAGCTCCATAGTGACATGTAGATGCAAAGTGTTCACATCACATTCCTACTACAAGCTTGTACAGGATAAATACTAATTTGTTCATTGCTGCCATATTATCCTATAGGCTAGGACTGAGAGAAAGCATGCTGGGAAGCATTTCTGCATGTAGACACTCTGGAGGAACATTCATTAATTGCAGGGCAGAGAGAGATGAGCTTTTTGGTTATCACATTGTCATGCTGGTGCCTCCTTAATTTATTATCTAACTAAATGCCTGAGAACTTAACTCTTGGAACCTCACCCAGTGTCTGTCATTGATATCGCTTGTATCTGTAAgtcatttgaatttgtttggaattGCATGATGTATGTTTTTGTAAATATAAAGGTTGAATTTTTGTGCTGTTGCCTGTAAACCAGTTGCAAGCATGTTCCATTATTCTCCTGGCTGTTTCTAGTATGAATGTGTTTGCCATTATCAGTGTACTAATTATCGGCAAGCATTGCAGATTATGAAGGCACCTCCAATGGCTTTAGCACAACATTTATGTAGGTCAGTCCTGTGGGACTTCATATGTATTGTTTCCCCATTCTGTATTCAGATTTCCTCCGAAGGTATCATTTATCACTATGACCCAGTTTATTGTTGCTGAGCTAAGATTCAGTTCTTGTAAGTGTAATTCATTTAACATGACAACACTTGTAGTTTCCCCGAGTAAAGGGAGATTAAGGCTTCAATGTGATGCCAATAAGTTTTCTCCACTTCTATGAGACTTGTACAGTTACAGAATGAAAAAGCCATCCCAGCATTGggagactgctgtaaatagtgaaggagaacattttgttgtttattttagtaTCTTATTTGTATCTATTATatattaaaattaagtaaatatgCCATGAACCACATACCAACCAAATAATTGCTGGAAATGAGTACATATGCCttacctttttttcattttattggtaAACTGTGTTTCCTTTAATCACTGTCTAACCAGTATGTATAATGTTCAAAACAAAACATACAGTGTCTGAATACAGATGTTGCAAACACGGATTGGTATTGTACATATCTTTTGCAACACAGTTAACTCAATGGATGTGTGTtaagtcttcagtgatgaatcatatTGTCTTTAGTAGTCAAGTTTATAAAGAATTTAATATTTTCTCAAAACAATTCTGATCTACAAGTAATGTTATGGCTGAGTAAATGTCCGAACATTCTTAATTTCTTGTCATAAAATGATGTGGCTCTGTTGAGAGGTTAATGTAATCTGTCCACTATTGATTCTCATAATATTTGAGAAGTAGTGTTTGAGACAGCTGTGTTATGACAGTTAACCAACATAATAGCTAATTACTCTTGTTGTGAAGTATTGTTTAACTAATTTTAATGAACAACCCATAGGGTGCATTGAAATATTTTGTAGGTTATCAACTAAATTTGTTTACTTCATTATAGAAATGACTGAACTGCTAAATATGCACCATTTGATGTTGGAAATAATTTGATTTTGTTGTGTGATCAGTAGGCCTGGTGTGGATAGAGATACAATTATTtcttaatggaatacaacagtatagTTACTCATTAAATGTTAGTTGAATCAAAAGCACAATTCAGCTGAGGAAAGAGCGATTCCAAGTTTTCTCTTGGGCAATCACATGTTTGAAAAGTGAGTTTCATTCATTGTTATAGTAACAGTTCCTTTTATAAATTATTGATAATGG
This Schistocerca gregaria isolate iqSchGreg1 chromosome 11, iqSchGreg1.2, whole genome shotgun sequence DNA region includes the following protein-coding sequences:
- the LOC126295173 gene encoding uncharacterized protein LOC126295173 isoform X7 yields the protein MDQEPTKWLKKEETDEVKTEFHFIAQDYPCSMNVKEELEEGVNKEFLEDPLKVCDPSACVKEDPELKHRGAGSEHNSVEDPLGISLSTDFIKEDPELNITENTVETSTRYASGSAR